In Mycobacterium sp. Aquia_213, the sequence TCTATTCGCTTGGTACCCGGCGATCGCCGCCTGACGCAATCGGCGACGGCACGACTGAAAAAGGGTCACACGCGGAATACCCAGACGCGGCTGACCCTACTCCGATCTGCCATCGCGCCGTGACTGCTACCCATCGTTAACGAGGTTCGCAAGGAAGGTGGGTAACCGGCCAGCACCGAAGTCGTAAAACCGCGCCCATAGCGGCTCGATCGAGATGCGCACCATCTGCTGGTACGTCGACCGCACATTGCGTTCGAACTCGGCGAGCCGGGGTTCGTCCATTGACCTCGTGGCTGCCGCGAGGTATTCGTCGGTGACGCCGTCGACGGTTTCCAGTGTGGCCAGGCCGCGCACCAAGAGGGCCTTCGCCTCTTCTGGCGCGGAGCCGGTGTCAATCGTCAGTGCGACCTCCGGGCGTGACGAAAGCGCGCGAGCCTTCGGGGAGGTCGGCGCTGTGGACACAACGATGCGTTGGCCGGACCAGTAAAACCCGACCGGGACAACCCGAGGGAAACCATCATGTCCGTTGTAGGCGAGCCGGGCCATGGAACCGGCGAGCAGCTTTTGGGCGGCGGGGTGGCCAAGCTCTTGAGCCAACTCCTGCGCGTTCATCACGCATGTAGTCCTACTCGGTTCGACCGGGCAGGTCACCTCGGCGCGCACGGGGTCATCAAGGACATGGAGTAGTGAATTACTCGTGCCGACCCGGATGATCTCGCGTGACAATTCTCAGGCACATCAATTCGGACCAGCTCTGCGTCTGGAGGTAGGGCAATGCTAGGAATCGGTAAACACAATCGCAGCGGCGCGGGCGACAACACTCTGTTGCTGGCGGCGAAAATATCAGGGCTCTTCGTGGTCGGGGCGGCGATTATCAGCGCGATCCCGCCCTCCATCAATTTGCTCAGCAGCCACGACACTCCTGTCCCCGTTAATCAAACGGCGTCGACGACCACCACTTCGTCGAACGGACGGCCGGGCACCGGGCTCACCTTGGGTCCGCTAGCCAACGGGAAACTCTCCGTGGCAGGCTCCGCCCAAAAAGACGTCCTCGGCATGTGGGTCGTGATCGGCCCAAAACCGTTGGGCGGGTACGACACCGGCTGCGGGAATGTCGCTGATGGGCGGTGGCAAGCTCAGGTGTCCACCGACCCATCGTGGCCGAATTATCCACTGACGACCGTCCCTGCCTACGGTTCCTGCGCCAGTGCTGGAAGCGCGGCCGGCCTCAAGTTCACTTTGCAGGGAACCGAGACGACGACGCCGACACCGCCGCCGGGCCAGGTATTGGATTGCACGAGACAATTCGGCCCCAGCTGCCTGACCGGCCCGGGCTTCGGACCGGCGACGACCTACCAGCCGAATCATTGACGACGTATCGACTGCTACTCGGTTGTGATGCCAGCCAGTTCGTGTGCCACCGCGCCAAATGCGCGCAGCGTGTCCAACAGCATCTGCGGATCCCCCGCGTCCGGCTGGGTGGATAGCTTGGCCGCGACCAGTTCAGTGGGCCGGTCGACATAGATCATCTGACCGCACATGCCCTGGCACAGCACGACGTTGCTGCCCGGGTAGGGAAACCACACCTGGTTGCGATACATGCCGCCGGGCATTTGGGTGTCGTCGGGGCTGGCGGCAAACGCCGCACGCGAGTCCGGGCCGCCGTCGAGGGTGTCGGCAATCCACGCGGCCGGCACCACTTGCTGTCCGGTCAACGAGGCACCCTCGTGCAAGAACAGCGACCCGAACCGGATCATGTCGGTCAGACAGGCATTGATGCCGCCGTCGAAGAATCCGGTGCCCTCGGTGTCTACGGCGATGCTGGCATCGCATAAGGCACCGATTCGGCTCCACAGCAGTTCCGACATCAGCTCGGGCATCCGTTCGCCGCCCGCCACCTCGCAGATCCAGCCGAGCACGTCGGTTTCACACGAGCGATATTCGAACGGGCCGCCGTGCGCCGACTTCTGCCGCAGGGTCAGCAGGAAATCACGCAGTGTCGAGGGGACGTCCGAACCGCTCGTTGGTGCCCACCCCATCGCCTGGTCGAGCACGTGAATCTCCGCGGTCGGATGAAGGTAGTTGTCCGAGAAGGCGATACCCGATCTCATGTCCAGCAGGTGGCGCACCGTCGCACCGTCATAGCCGCAGTTCGCAAGGGCGGGAACATATTTCGTTACCGGCGCGTCAACCTCGATCGCACCGGCCCCGTGTAGCGCGCCTACCACGGCGGCCACCAGCGACTTGCTCACCGAGAACAGCAGGTGTCGGGTCTCGGCACCCAAGCCGTCGAGGTATTCCTCGGCCACCAGCGCACCGCGGTAAGCGATGGCCCATCCGTCGGTGGCGGTGCCGGCCATCACCGCGCCCACGGTGGTGGCCGAGCCGTCATCGCCGGTCACCGCGATCTCGGCGACCGGGGCACTCGCTGCGGGTAACACTGCGGTGGCGCCGGTCCCGCGCGAGATGACCGCCGTCGGCACGAAGTCGTCGATGTGCTGGAACGACCAGTGCGCGTAGGGCGGCGACAGCCAGTTGTCCAGCGAGATACCGGCCGGACTGCTCACGCTCGTGCGACGAGCCGCGAGACGATCGGCGCGGCCGGCGACAGGGGCGTCGAAACGAATTTCGCCTTCATACCCTTGACCCAGCGCTGGCAGCGCTCGCTGAGCCGATAGTCGTCGGTCTGCAGGTGTGAGCGGGTGACGAGCACGCCAAGTTGGGCGCCCTCGGAACGTAAGTCGCCCGGCGCCGCGACCCGCATGTAAAAGGCCTCGGACCCATCGAGCAGCGTGGCCCAGTCGT encodes:
- a CDS encoding pyridoxamine 5'-phosphate oxidase family protein translates to MNAQELAQELGHPAAQKLLAGSMARLAYNGHDGFPRVVPVGFYWSGQRIVVSTAPTSPKARALSSRPEVALTIDTGSAPEEAKALLVRGLATLETVDGVTDEYLAAATRSMDEPRLAEFERNVRSTYQQMVRISIEPLWARFYDFGAGRLPTFLANLVNDG
- a CDS encoding serine hydrolase domain-containing protein; its protein translation is MSSPAGISLDNWLSPPYAHWSFQHIDDFVPTAVISRGTGATAVLPAASAPVAEIAVTGDDGSATTVGAVMAGTATDGWAIAYRGALVAEEYLDGLGAETRHLLFSVSKSLVAAVVGALHGAGAIEVDAPVTKYVPALANCGYDGATVRHLLDMRSGIAFSDNYLHPTAEIHVLDQAMGWAPTSGSDVPSTLRDFLLTLRQKSAHGGPFEYRSCETDVLGWICEVAGGERMPELMSELLWSRIGALCDASIAVDTEGTGFFDGGINACLTDMIRFGSLFLHEGASLTGQQVVPAAWIADTLDGGPDSRAAFAASPDDTQMPGGMYRNQVWFPYPGSNVVLCQGMCGQMIYVDRPTELVAAKLSTQPDAGDPQMLLDTLRAFGAVAHELAGITTE